A window from bacterium encodes these proteins:
- the ltaE gene encoding low-specificity L-threonine aldolase produces MADAVDLRSDTVTKPSRAMREAMARAEVGDDVFAEDPTVLELERRAAQVVGHEAALFMPSGCMANLVAELSHARRGDEIICGTDVHIAAHEVGSGAAVAGVQLCVVPGDGRISAEQVAERIKTPTFHEPGTALVWVENTHNMAGGRITPVAEMRHIALVARAAGVPVHLDGARLFNAAVALGVPAREIARHADSVSFCLSKGLGAPAGSMLCGSAAFRERALRFRKMLGGGMRQVGILAAAGIFALERNVERLAEDHARARRLAEGLAGTKGLDVRPEDVETNMVMADVEGQSAEDLARRAEARGVRFLAMSRRRVRFVTHLDVDDAGIETAIRVIREEAAC; encoded by the coding sequence ATGGCCGACGCGGTGGACCTTCGTTCCGACACGGTGACCAAGCCCAGCCGGGCGATGCGCGAGGCGATGGCGCGCGCCGAAGTGGGGGACGACGTCTTCGCCGAGGATCCGACGGTGCTGGAGTTGGAACGGCGCGCGGCGCAGGTCGTCGGGCACGAGGCGGCGCTGTTCATGCCGTCGGGCTGCATGGCGAACCTCGTGGCCGAGCTTTCGCACGCGCGGCGCGGCGACGAGATCATCTGCGGGACCGACGTCCACATCGCGGCCCACGAGGTCGGATCGGGCGCGGCGGTCGCCGGGGTGCAGCTCTGCGTCGTGCCGGGCGACGGGCGGATCTCCGCCGAGCAGGTCGCGGAGCGGATCAAGACGCCGACGTTCCACGAGCCGGGGACGGCGCTCGTCTGGGTCGAGAACACGCACAACATGGCCGGCGGCCGGATCACGCCGGTCGCCGAGATGCGCCACATCGCGCTCGTCGCGCGCGCCGCCGGCGTGCCGGTGCACCTCGACGGCGCGCGGCTGTTCAACGCCGCGGTCGCGCTGGGCGTGCCGGCGCGGGAGATCGCGCGCCACGCCGACTCGGTCTCGTTCTGCCTCTCCAAGGGGCTCGGCGCGCCGGCCGGCTCGATGCTCTGCGGAAGCGCGGCGTTCCGCGAGCGGGCGCTGCGCTTCCGCAAGATGCTCGGCGGCGGGATGCGGCAGGTGGGGATCCTCGCCGCGGCGGGGATCTTCGCGCTCGAGCGCAACGTCGAGCGGCTGGCGGAGGACCACGCCCGCGCGCGCCGGCTCGCCGAAGGGCTGGCGGGGACGAAGGGGCTCGACGTCCGGCCGGAGGACGTCGAGACCAACATGGTCATGGCGGACGTCGAGGGGCAGTCGGCCGAAGACCTCGCGCGGCGCGCCGAGGCGCGCGGCGTCCGCTTCCTCGCCATGTCGCGGCGTCGGGTCCGCTTCGTGACCCATCTCGACGTGGACGACGCGGGGATCGAGACGGCGATCCGCGTGATCCGCGAAGAAGCGGCCTGCTGA
- a CDS encoding sulfite exporter TauE/SafE family protein yields MFPPLDAPLAAAAPALWKHGAAAAAAFAAGAVNSIAGGGTLISFPSLLALGLTGQQANVTSTIAIWPGSIGGFWGHRQDLAGTGAFAKRLWPPSLLGGFAGAMLLLYTPAKLFDNLVPWLILAAALLLAANEPVARWVNGLGGGRRGARWW; encoded by the coding sequence ATGTTCCCGCCGCTCGACGCGCCGCTCGCCGCCGCCGCCCCCGCGCTCTGGAAGCACGGGGCGGCCGCCGCGGCCGCGTTCGCCGCGGGGGCGGTCAACTCGATCGCCGGAGGCGGGACGCTGATCTCGTTTCCGTCGCTGCTGGCGCTCGGCCTGACCGGCCAGCAGGCCAACGTCACGAGCACGATCGCGATCTGGCCCGGCTCGATCGGCGGGTTCTGGGGGCACCGGCAGGACCTCGCCGGCACCGGCGCCTTCGCGAAGCGGCTCTGGCCGCCGTCGCTCCTCGGCGGCTTCGCCGGCGCCATGCTGCTGCTCTACACGCCGGCGAAGCTGTTCGACAACCTCGTGCCGTGGCTGATCCTCGCCGCGGCGCTTCTGCTCGCGGCCAACGAGCCGGTGGCGCGCTGGGTCAACGGGCTCGGCGGCGGGCGGCGCGGCGCGCGCTGGTGGC